A single region of the Thermoleophilum album genome encodes:
- the alr gene encoding alanine racemase codes for MTAGRERATAWVDLAAIARNCALLARRLGPGRALCAVVKADGYGHGALLAARAALSGGAARLAVATAAEARALRDGGVTAPLLVMGALTDAELELALRSDAEVVVWDPRFAERVAAAAARIGRPARCHVKLDTGMGRLGTRSEREAIECAELARTRGSLELAGLMTHFATADELNDDGYFVKQRDRFARFVETVKARHTAVVAHAANSAALLRDPRAHFDMARCGIAIYGLDPFHEHPARRDLVPALRLVSYIACVKELEPGESVGYGRTWRAAERTRVGIVPIGYGDGVRRALSNVGSVLVRGVRRPIVGTVSMDNIACDLGPRRDSGDLGDEVVLIGEQGGERITAEEVARLLGTINYEVTTALTARVPRRPVGAGASGPAERGSERAPWQAPSQPSPSGALSPPSQPSPPPPPSPPSRFGPH; via the coding sequence GTGACTGCGGGCCGAGAGCGCGCCACGGCCTGGGTCGATCTCGCGGCGATCGCTCGCAACTGTGCCCTCTTGGCGCGCCGCCTCGGCCCGGGGCGGGCGCTGTGTGCGGTCGTCAAGGCCGACGGCTACGGGCACGGGGCGCTCTTGGCAGCGCGGGCGGCGCTTTCCGGCGGCGCCGCGCGGCTCGCTGTGGCTACCGCCGCCGAGGCACGTGCGCTGCGCGACGGCGGTGTGACCGCGCCACTGCTGGTGATGGGTGCGCTCACCGACGCGGAGCTTGAGCTTGCCTTGCGCAGCGACGCCGAGGTCGTGGTGTGGGACCCGCGCTTTGCCGAGCGTGTCGCCGCGGCGGCGGCGCGCATCGGCCGGCCGGCACGCTGTCACGTCAAGCTCGACACCGGCATGGGCCGGTTGGGCACGCGCAGCGAGCGGGAGGCGATCGAGTGCGCCGAGCTTGCCCGTACCCGCGGCAGCCTTGAGCTCGCCGGCTTGATGACGCACTTCGCCACCGCCGACGAGCTGAACGACGACGGTTACTTCGTCAAGCAGCGCGACCGCTTCGCCCGGTTCGTCGAGACGGTCAAGGCGCGCCACACGGCGGTCGTCGCCCACGCAGCCAACAGCGCGGCTTTGCTCCGTGACCCGCGCGCCCACTTCGACATGGCGCGCTGCGGGATCGCGATCTACGGGCTCGACCCGTTCCACGAGCACCCCGCGCGCCGCGACCTCGTTCCGGCGCTGAGGCTGGTCTCGTACATTGCGTGTGTCAAGGAGCTCGAGCCGGGTGAGAGCGTCGGCTACGGACGCACCTGGCGAGCCGCCGAGCGCACGCGTGTCGGGATCGTTCCGATCGGTTACGGCGATGGCGTGCGGCGCGCACTCTCGAACGTCGGGAGCGTTCTCGTCCGCGGCGTGCGCCGGCCGATCGTCGGAACTGTCAGCATGGACAACATCGCTTGCGATCTGGGACCGCGGCGCGACAGCGGCGACCTCGGCGACGAGGTCGTGCTGATCGGAGAGCAGGGCGGCGAGCGCATCACCGCCGAGGAGGTCGCGCGCTTGCTAGGAACGATCAACTACGAGGTTACGACAGCGCTCACGGCGCGGGTTCCGCGACGACCTGTTGGCGCTGGAGCGAGTGGCCCGGCCGAGCGTGGGAGCGAGCGCGCACCGTGGCAAGCACCGTCGCAACCGTCGCCGTCGGGAGCTCTGTCGCCACCATCCCAGCCGTCACCGCCCCCGCCTCCTTCACCACCGTCGCGCTTTGGGCCTCACTGA
- a CDS encoding CBS domain-containing protein — protein sequence MAERVREVMDPNPVAVSPDTPVADVIRILRQHGLQGVPVVDADRRVVGIVTESDLVIPDPEGDLHLPHYLELFGGIVFLEPFKRFEEKLRKAFAQRASDLMTPNPDTVRPDTPVAEAARLVHRSGHNRLPVVDEDGRLVGVVTRVDLLGALVES from the coding sequence ATGGCAGAGCGCGTTCGCGAGGTAATGGACCCGAATCCGGTCGCCGTGAGCCCCGACACGCCGGTCGCAGACGTGATCCGCATCTTGCGCCAGCACGGCTTGCAGGGGGTGCCGGTCGTTGATGCTGACCGGCGCGTGGTCGGCATCGTCACCGAGTCGGACCTCGTCATTCCCGACCCGGAAGGCGACCTTCACCTGCCGCACTACCTCGAGCTGTTCGGCGGGATCGTCTTTCTCGAGCCCTTCAAGCGCTTCGAAGAGAAGCTGCGCAAAGCGTTCGCGCAGCGCGCCAGCGACCTCATGACGCCGAACCCCGACACGGTGCGCCCCGACACCCCGGTGGCGGAAGCTGCCCGCCTCGTTCACCGCAGCGGCCACAACCGCTTGCCCGTCGTCGACGAGGATGGACGATTGGTGGGGGTCGTCACGCGCGTCGACCTGCTCGGGGCGCTGGTCGAGTCCTAG